Sequence from the Streptomyces sp. NBC_00440 genome:
ACCGCCCGCTGACCAGGGCCTCTGCCGCGAACGCTGAGACCCGCTGACGATGGCCGTGACTCCCGGCCGTTACTGCTCCCGCACCGCTCCCGGCCGTTACTGCTGCCAGCCGCTACTGAGGACCGTTACTGAGGACCGTACTTGCGGCCTGTCTTGGAGGTGATGCCTCCGAGCAGGCCGCGCGGCGCCAGCTTCGCGACACCCATCAGCGCCTTGTACCGGGGGTCGGGAATCGACAGCGACTTTCCGCGCGAAAGATCGGTGAGCGCCGCCGCCACCAGCTTGTCGGCGTCCAGCCACATCCACCCGGGGATGTTGTCCGTCCCCATGCCCGCCCGCTCGTGGAACTCCGTACGCACGAAGCCGGGGCACAGCGCCATCAGCCGCACCCCCGAGCCCGCCAGATCCCTGGCAGCACCCTGGGTGAACTGCACGACCCAGGCCTTCGAAGCGCCGTACGTCCCCCGCGGCAGGAACGCCGCCACCGACGCCACATTGACGACGCCGCCGCGGCCCCGCGCCTGCATCCCCGGCACCGCGGCGGAGGTCAGCCGCAGGACGGCCTCGCAGTGGACCTTGAGCATGGTCAGTTCCTCGGCCATCGGAACGTCGAGGAACTGGCCCTTGTTTCCGAACCCGGCGTTGTTGACCAGCAGGTCGATCGCGTTCCGGGAGTCCGCGAGGCGCTTCTCTACGAGGGCGATGCCGTCCTCGGTGCCGAGGTCGGCGGTCAGCACCTCGGCTTCGATGCCGTGCCGGTCGTGCAGCTCGGTCGCCTGCTCCTGCAACCGCTCGGTATTGCGTGCCACCAGTACGAGGTTGTGCCCGTCCGTGGCCAGCCGCCGCGCGAAGGCGGCTCCGATTCCCGCGGTCGCGCCCGTGATCAGTGCTGTCGTCATGGGCGGAACGTTAGTGCCCCCGCCCGGCAGCCGTGACGACCGCAGATCCAGCCGTCAGCCGGCCAGACAGTTCGTCAGTCAGCCTCTCCGCCAGCCAGCCAGCCAGTCCGTCACCTAGTCAGCCAGTCGGCCGTGCGTCCGCCGGCCGGTCAGCCGATCCGTCCATCCATCCATCCGGCCGGCGGCCCGTCAGTCCGAACTCCCGTGCTTGTCCGTGTAGTCACGTGCGACGCCCAGCAGCTCCGACTCCATCCACTCCGCCGCCACCAGCGTTCGGGGCAGCAGTTCGCGCTCGATGGTCGCCGCGCGGAAGAGGAGCGCCACCGTGATGTCGTGCTCCGGGCGGCGTACGACTTCGACGGGGTCGCCCGCACGGAAAGCGCCCGGCCGGATCACGCGCAGCAGCGCTCCGGGAGCGCCGGCCAGAGTGAAACGCTTGACCCATCCCGGCTCGCCCACGTGCCCCTGAAAAGTGCGGCAGGGAATGCGACCGCCGGTGACCTCCAGGACGACGTCGGGGCCGATACGCCACCGTTCACCGATGAGTGCGCCGCTCACATCGACACCGCTGGTGGTGAGGTTCTCGGCGAACGAGCCGTCGGCGAGCGGGCGCCCCAGCTCCTGCTCCCAGGTGTCCAGGTCCTCGCGCGCGAAGGCGTACACCGCACGGTCATTGCCGCCGTGGAAGCGCAGGTCGCAGACCGAGTCACCCTCGACCCCGCTGGCGCCAACACCTTTGGGGCCCGGCTGGAAAACCCGTACGGGCCCGTCGACCGGCCGCTTGTCGACACCGGTGCGCCCACCCGCGGCGTCCGTGTACGCGGCGGTTCTGGCGCGCCCCACATTCACTGACAGAAGTCTCATGAGGAGAGGCTAGAGGCTTGTTGACACAGTGTCTCTGTCCAGGACCGGCCCCGGGGGAGAGGGAGCGGTGCTCGGCCCAGTGTTCCACCCAACGCGCTGCCGAGCGTCTGTCCACTGCTCTGTCCAGTGCTCTGCCCGCTGCTCTGCCGGGCCTCGTCACCGCATCGCCACCCCGTCGTTCGTCATAGTCGGTACGCGATAATCCGCGGCTGCCCCAAGAATCGCTTATGCTCGCTTCATGATTGAGGCCCGTCATCTCCGCGTCCTGCGAGCCGTCGCCGCCACCGGATCCTTCTCCGCTGCCGCCCGTGAGCTGGGCTGCACCCAGCCGGCGGTCAGTCAGCAGATGAAGGCCCTTGAAGCGTCATCGGGCACGACGCTGCTGATCCGTACGGGTCGTGAAATGCGCCTCACGCAGGCGGGGGAGGCCCTGGTCCGCCACGCGGGCGGGATCCTCGCCGGGCTCACGGCCGCCGAGGAGGAGGTCGCCGCCATCGCCGGGCTGCGGGCGGGCCGGGTGCGGCTGGTGTCGTTCCCCAGCGGAAGTTCGACACTGGTGCCCACGGCCCTGGCCGCGCTGCGGGCCGCCCACCCCGGCACCCGGGTCTCCCTGGTCGAGGGGGAGCCGCCGCGCTCCGTCGAGATGGTGCGCGACGGGGACTGCGATGTGGCGCTCGCCTTCCGCTACGGGCCCGCCACGGACGAGTGGGACGACCTGGTCGTACGGCCCCTGCTCACCGACCGCATGGTCGGGCTGGTCCCGGACGGGCACCGGCTGGCCGACGCGGATGCCATCACCGTGGGCGACCTGGCCGACGAGTCCTGGATCGCGGGCTGCCCGCGCTGCCGCCGCCAGCTGGTCGAGGTCTGTGAGAGCGCGGGCTTCACACCCCGGATCGACTTCGCTACGGATGACTACCCGGCGGTCATCGGCCTGGTCGGTGCGGGTCTCGGGGTCGCTGTGCTGCCGGAGCTGGCGATCGAGTCCGTACGGCCCATGGGGGCCAGAACGGTATCGGTGGAACCGGCGGTCCAGCGCGAGATCGTCGCACTGACCCTTCCGGACCTGGCCCAGGTCCCCGCCGTAGCGGCGACCCTGGACCGGCTCGCCTGGGCAGCCACGCGCTGACGCTGATCACGGCCGCGGCCGCCTCAACGCCTTGCTGTCGCCTCGCCTCGCCACTGCCCTGCCGGCCACTGTGTTCAGGAGGCAGGCACGCAGGCAGGCGGTAGGCGTGCAGGGGGGTGGGCGCGCAGGAGCTGGGCGTGCAGAACAGCACGGGCGCCCCAGGAGGCGAGCGTGCAGGAGGTGGGCGTGCAGGAACGTTTCCTCTCAAGGTTTCCGATGCTGAGTCGCTAAGCGGGCCCGGACCCGTTCGGGGTCGCCGCGGTGATCAGCCGGTTGCGGGCGCGCCCCATCAGCTCCTCGCGTTCGTCCTCGGTGAGGCCGCCCCACACCCCGTAGGGCTCGCGTACGGCAAGTGCGTGCGCCGCGCACTCGGCGCGGACCGGGCAGCGCATGCACACCTCTTTCGCCGAGGTCTCGCGCGCGCTGCGCGCTGCGCCCCGTTCGCCCTCGGGATGGAAGAAGAGCGAGCTGTCCACCCCGCGGCAGGCCGCGAGGAGCTGCCAGTCCCATAGGTCGGCATTGGGTCCGGGAAGGCGGGAGAAATCTGCCATTGCTTGTCCCCTCAAAGCCGTTGCTGAGGCGGGGGCGGTGATGTCGACCGCACCCGCGACCGTACATCCACGATGTAAGTAGATGTAAATATGACTCATTACGAATCTAGTCATAGACACCAGCAAAATGGAAGAAAAGCAGCTGAACGGGTCATTACCTTTCAAACTAGACAAATGGGGCGTGGAACTCTCCTCCGCGACTGTTCCCTCACGTAGAGTGTCGAAGGCGGCCGTCCGGCCCGTAACTCTTTCGAGTGACCATCGTTGAGAGTGCGTGGGCGGTTGAAACAAGAAGCGCTCGGGCACATGTCCGAGAGGCGTCGACCGCACAGGTGACGATTCGTACCCAGCCTGGAGGCTCAAGGTGACGCGCATCAGCTGCGGAGGGCGGTCATGACATCCGTCCTCGTCTGCGACGATTCCCCGCTTGCCCGAGAAGCGCTCCGTCGCGCGGTCGCGACGGTGCCCGGCGTCGAGCGTGTGACGACGGCGGCCAACGGCGAGGAAGTCCTCCGCCGCTGGGGAGCCGACCGTTCGGACCTGATTCTGATGGACGTACGCATGCCCGGTCTGGGTGGTGTGGAGACGGTGCGCCGGCTCCTCTCGGCGGACCCCGGTGCCCGGATCATCATGCTGACGGTCGCCGAGGATCTGGACGGTGTCGCACTGGCGGTCGCCGCCGGTGCCCGCGGCTATCTGCACAAGGACGCCTCGCGCGCCGAACTGCGTGCGACGGTCACGCAGGCGCTCGCCGATCCGACCTGGCGGCTCGCCCCACGGCGACTCCGTTCGGCCGAAATGGGCGCGGCTCCGACGCTCACCGCGCGTGAGATCCAGGTACTCGAAGGGATGAGTCACGGCCGGTCGAACGCGGAGATCGGCAGGGAGCTCTTCCTCTCCGAGGACACGGTGAAGACGCACGCCAGGCGGCTGTTCAAGAAGCTCGGTGCCTCGGACCGCGCGCATGCGGTGGCACTCGGTTTCCGCTGGGGCCTGGTTCGTTAGAGAATGACCGGCAGGACCCCCGTCCGCTCAGTGGCGGACGGGGTGGCGGACGCCCCAACTCTGTTTCCCGCGCGATGCCGCATCCTTGAGGGTGTGGAGTTCCTCGGGGACGAGTCGTTCGAGCGGGAGGGGAGGGCGCAGCGGATGAGTTCCGGCGCACCTGCTCATAACGCTTCAGTGCACAACTACGAGCGCGGTGAAGCGGATGGTTCGGTGCCGAGGCACCATGGACCGATGCGCGACGACGAGGCTGCGAATGCCCATGGGGCCATCGGCGCGCTCGTCCACCTCGCTGTCGACGGAGACCAGCAGGCCACGCACGACCTGCTGGCGCACGTCCACCCACTGGCCCTGCGCTACTGCCGTACGCGGCTGAACCGGCTGCCCGGCGACGCCCGCCACTTCGTGGAGGATCTCGCCCAGGAGGTCTGTGTCGCCGTCCTGATGGCGCTGCCGCGCTACAAGGACACGGGCAGGCCGTTCGAGGCCTTCGTTTTCGCCATCGCCACCCACAAGGTCGCTGATCTCCAGCGGGCGGCCATGCGCCATCCCGGATCCACGGCCGTGCCGTCGGACGAGATGCCCGAGCGGCCGGACGACTCGCTCGGCCCCGAGGAGCGCGCACTGCTCAGCAGCGACGCCGCCTGGGCCAGGAAACTGCTTGCCAACCTTCCGGAGAACCAGCGCGAACTGCTGGTGCTGCGGGTCGCCGTCGGGCTGACCGCCGAGGAGACCGGGCAGATGCTGGGGATGTCACCGGGGGCTGTACGGGTTGCTCAGCACCGCGCACTGAGCAGACTGCGGGCACTGGCCGAGCAGTAGGCACGGGCCGGCATGAGGCGCGGCGGACCAGTAAGCGCGGGCCAGTAGGGACGGCTACACACAAGCTCCCGGCCCGGTGCGCGGGTGCCCTTCCCCCGCAGGGACATTCGTCACAGCCGCCCCCAGCCCCGCAGCCACCGGGCGGGTCGCTCCCCCGCCGCTCGGCAGCCCTCGGCAAAGCACCGGCAGCCGCACACGGCCACCGGCGGGCCGGGCTCCCGATACCACTCCTGGCAGTAGGAACATCCAAGGATGCCCGATCGGGCCGATCGTGGAATGAGACGCCTCTCCGGCCCGTTAGCATGGACATCCGCACCGATCAAGGCCATTTGGGGAAGGTGTCATGACTGCAAACGTCGACGGAGTGCCCGAGAAATTCGCGACGCT
This genomic interval carries:
- a CDS encoding MOSC domain-containing protein, with amino-acid sequence MRLLSVNVGRARTAAYTDAAGGRTGVDKRPVDGPVRVFQPGPKGVGASGVEGDSVCDLRFHGGNDRAVYAFAREDLDTWEQELGRPLADGSFAENLTTSGVDVSGALIGERWRIGPDVVLEVTGGRIPCRTFQGHVGEPGWVKRFTLAGAPGALLRVIRPGAFRAGDPVEVVRRPEHDITVALLFRAATIERELLPRTLVAAEWMESELLGVARDYTDKHGSSD
- a CDS encoding LysR family transcriptional regulator, encoding MIEARHLRVLRAVAATGSFSAAARELGCTQPAVSQQMKALEASSGTTLLIRTGREMRLTQAGEALVRHAGGILAGLTAAEEEVAAIAGLRAGRVRLVSFPSGSSTLVPTALAALRAAHPGTRVSLVEGEPPRSVEMVRDGDCDVALAFRYGPATDEWDDLVVRPLLTDRMVGLVPDGHRLADADAITVGDLADESWIAGCPRCRRQLVEVCESAGFTPRIDFATDDYPAVIGLVGAGLGVAVLPELAIESVRPMGARTVSVEPAVQREIVALTLPDLAQVPAVAATLDRLAWAATR
- a CDS encoding response regulator transcription factor, translating into MTSVLVCDDSPLAREALRRAVATVPGVERVTTAANGEEVLRRWGADRSDLILMDVRMPGLGGVETVRRLLSADPGARIIMLTVAEDLDGVALAVAAGARGYLHKDASRAELRATVTQALADPTWRLAPRRLRSAEMGAAPTLTAREIQVLEGMSHGRSNAEIGRELFLSEDTVKTHARRLFKKLGASDRAHAVALGFRWGLVR
- a CDS encoding sigma-70 family RNA polymerase sigma factor, which codes for MRDDEAANAHGAIGALVHLAVDGDQQATHDLLAHVHPLALRYCRTRLNRLPGDARHFVEDLAQEVCVAVLMALPRYKDTGRPFEAFVFAIATHKVADLQRAAMRHPGSTAVPSDEMPERPDDSLGPEERALLSSDAAWARKLLANLPENQRELLVLRVAVGLTAEETGQMLGMSPGAVRVAQHRALSRLRALAEQ
- a CDS encoding SDR family NAD(P)-dependent oxidoreductase — protein: MTTALITGATAGIGAAFARRLATDGHNLVLVARNTERLQEQATELHDRHGIEAEVLTADLGTEDGIALVEKRLADSRNAIDLLVNNAGFGNKGQFLDVPMAEELTMLKVHCEAVLRLTSAAVPGMQARGRGGVVNVASVAAFLPRGTYGASKAWVVQFTQGAARDLAGSGVRLMALCPGFVRTEFHERAGMGTDNIPGWMWLDADKLVAAALTDLSRGKSLSIPDPRYKALMGVAKLAPRGLLGGITSKTGRKYGPQ
- a CDS encoding WhiB family transcriptional regulator; its protein translation is MADFSRLPGPNADLWDWQLLAACRGVDSSLFFHPEGERGAARSARETSAKEVCMRCPVRAECAAHALAVREPYGVWGGLTEDEREELMGRARNRLITAATPNGSGPA